The genomic DNA CCGGCTGTGAGATTTCGGCGGTCGTCAAAGCCGATGCCTACGGGCAGGGTGCCGTGCCGATCGCCCAGTACCTGCAGCAGAATCAGGGGATTGCCCGGTTTTGTGTGGCCTGCTTTTCAGAGGCGGTTAAATTGCGTGAGGCTGGCATCACCGGCGAAATACTGATACTAGCTTACACAACGCCGGAGTTGACTGGCGAGATATTGAAGTATGATCTAACCCAGTCGGTGGCCTCACCTGAATATGCCTGTGAGCTGGATGAACAGGCGCGGCTGGCGGGTGGGATTGTCAAAATGCATGTCAAGCTGGACACCGGTATGACCCGTACCGGCTTTGACTGTAAAACACCACAGGACATTGCACAGATTGTCAAGGTCTACCAAATGCCCAACCTTTCGGCCGCCGGCACGTTCAGCCACTTTTCTTCGGCGGATGACGGCAGCGAGGGCGCGGATGAATACTGCCATATGCAAATTACGCGTTTTAACGAGGTGATTGCTGCGCTGCGTGAACAAGGTTGTAACCTTGGCACGCTACACATGTGCAATACCGGTGGCATACAAAAATATCCACAGGCGCATTTTGACATGGTGCGTTGCGGTGCGGCAATGGCGGGCTATAACACCGCCGCTCATATCCCCAAATGGGATTTAAAAATTATGAGTGCACTTAAAGTCACGGTTATTTCACTACGCGATGTTCAGCCCGGAACGCCGGTTAGCTACAGCCGAACCTTTAAGGCTGAAAAGCCGCTGCGTGTTGCGGTGCTGTCCATCGGATATGCCGACGGTTACCCGCGCAACCTTTCGCGCGTGGGTCGGGTCATATTGCACGGCAAGTGGGCACGTCAGCTGGGTAACGTCTGTATGGATCAGATGATGGTGGATGTGACCGATATCCCTGGGGTTGAGATAGGCGATGCTGCTACCATTATCGGCGAAGACGGCGGCCTGATTCAGACTGCCGACGATCTCGGCGCGCAGTACGGGTCGTGTATGCACGAGGTGCTTTCGCGCCTTGGGTCAAGGCTGCAAAGGATTTACTATCGCAATGATAAAATAGAGACGATTTTGTAATACGCTTCTATTTGGCGCAATAAAAGGAATAACAAAGCCCGTTTAGGTGCATGTGCTGCACGAAAACGGGCTTTTAATATGCTTGAAGCGGGGCACGGGCTTATACTGATCTTCCGCTAAAAATCAATATTTTCAAGAGGGCTTCTACCCGGCATCATCCGTACCGGTCGAAAAATCCGCTCGTGAATAAGTTTGTTTTTTAATGGGAAATAGTATTGTAGTCAAACTACTTATTGCTGTCTAAAATCTTTGAAACTTTGTACTTGTCGGTTGCTCCGGTGTTCAGTTTAAAGTCGAGGGTATCAGCCATCGCAATCATGTCACTGCGGAAGGCGTCGCCTTTGTAGGCACTGAGCAGTGAGGCTTTAGCGCTGGTGAACGCCGTGCCATCGCCAAGCGTGTCGCGAAGCTCGTAGATGACATAATAGTTGTCGTCCTCATAAAACTCGGGGGTGTTCTGCTTTGTAGAGGTAAAGATTTGGTCGAGCAGCGCCTGTGGATACGAGGTGTTGCCCTTGTTTACCAGCAGCTCCTGCTCCGACTCGACCAGCGGGGGCGTCTCTTCGGTGTTTCCAGCCGCGGCCTGAGCTCGGTCATTTTCTACAACGATAATATCGAACAGCGGTTCGCCAGCTTGTACGCGCGCTTTATAAGCTTCATAGAGCTTTTGCTGCTCGTCAAGCTTACCGCTGTCCAGCGTTTCGCCGGTCAAAATATCACGCTTAGAAAGTACCAGCATCAGTGAACGGCGGTAATTGTCGGTAAAGTAGGTCTTTAGCTCAGATTCCGGCACAGCCTTTTCTCCACCCTCGCCATAATAGGCCTCAAACACCTGATTGGCGAGCTGAGAATTAACGGCGATCGCTTCAGCGGAGGCCAACGAAATGCCCAGCTTCTCAAGGCTGGCGCCCTCGGTACCCCAGGTCTTGTTGAGCGACTGTTTAATAGAGGAGGCAATCGTTTCGTCTAATGTGATGTTAAGACGGGTGGCCTCAGAGGTGACGGCCGCATAAGTCTTAACCAGCTCTACCGTGCGGTTGTTGATCCATTGTTCGGCCTTTACACCGTCGATTTCTTGCGACAGAATATCACCGTAAGGATTGGCAACCTTTTGATATGCCTCGTTCATGGCGTTTACCTGGTTGAAAATATAAATGCCCGCGGGAATAGAGCCATCTTTATAGGTAGCTGCGATCTCCGCCTGCTTGCTGCCGCATCCGGCTAAAGAAACAGCCGCCATACCCAGCGCCAAACCCAGCGCTGCCAGCTTTTTAATGGTCATATTTTTTGTTTCCTCCTTAAATCGTCCGCTATTAATCATAATTATCAAAAACAAGCTATACTATTATACCCTCGCAAAGCGGCAAAGTCCAGCATTGCATTGAGATTTTTGCCATAAAAGCAACTCTCATTGAAAGAAGGCACATTCTGTGTTAAAATAAATGTTTGATTAAGAATTTAAAAAGGATGTTGACAGGATGATAAGACAGGGGTTCAATAATGAAACCTATATCAGGCAGCAGAGCGCAAAGATACGTGAACGCGTCGAACGGTTTGGCGGCAAGTTGTATCTTGAATTTGGAGGCAAGTTGTTTGACGATTTTCATGCGGCCCGGGTGTTGCCCGGTTTTGATTTAAATGGCAAGGTGAAGCTTTTATGGGAACTGCGAGAGCAGGCTGAAATTATTTTTTGCATTAGCGCGACGGCGATTGAAAAGAATAAAGTGCGTTCAGATGTGGGAATCACCTATGACTTGGATGTGCTGCGCCTTATCGACAGCCTGCGCCGCATGGATTTATATATCGGCTCGGTACTCATCACGCAGTATTCCGGGCAGAGTGCCGCCGATGTCTTTCGCAAAAAGCTGGAGATGCGTGGCGAGAGGGTGTATGTGCACACACTGACCAAAGGGTACCCTTCGGATGTGGATACCATCGTCTCGGACGAGGGCTACGGCGCAAACCCTTATGTAGAAACCTCCCGCCCACTGGTGGTGGTCACCGCCCCTGGCCCAGGCAGCGGAAAACTTGCCACCTGCCTGTCGCAGCTTTATCACGACCAAAAGCGCGGCGTCAAGGCGGGTTATGCCAAATACGAGACGTTTCCCGTGTGGAACCTGCCGCTACAGCACCCTGTCAATGTGGCCTATGAAGCGGCGACGGCCGATCTAAAGGACGTCAACATGATTGATCCCTTCCACCTGTCGGCTTACGGCGTGACGACTGTCAATTACAACCGTGATATTGAGGCGTTTCCGGTGGTACGAACCATCCTTAATCGCATCATCGGTGGGGATATTTATGCTTCGCCTACCGATATGGGTGTCAATA from Oscillospiraceae bacterium MB24-C1 includes the following:
- the alr gene encoding alanine racemase, with amino-acid sequence MRQSMITRRAWLEIDLDRLQYNLTQLRAHLAPGCEISAVVKADAYGQGAVPIAQYLQQNQGIARFCVACFSEAVKLREAGITGEILILAYTTPELTGEILKYDLTQSVASPEYACELDEQARLAGGIVKMHVKLDTGMTRTGFDCKTPQDIAQIVKVYQMPNLSAAGTFSHFSSADDGSEGADEYCHMQITRFNEVIAALREQGCNLGTLHMCNTGGIQKYPQAHFDMVRCGAAMAGYNTAAHIPKWDLKIMSALKVTVISLRDVQPGTPVSYSRTFKAEKPLRVAVLSIGYADGYPRNLSRVGRVILHGKWARQLGNVCMDQMMVDVTDIPGVEIGDAATIIGEDGGLIQTADDLGAQYGSCMHEVLSRLGSRLQRIYYRNDKIETIL
- a CDS encoding DUF1846 domain-containing protein gives rise to the protein MRQGFNNETYIRQQSAKIRERVERFGGKLYLEFGGKLFDDFHAARVLPGFDLNGKVKLLWELREQAEIIFCISATAIEKNKVRSDVGITYDLDVLRLIDSLRRMDLYIGSVLITQYSGQSAADVFRKKLEMRGERVYVHTLTKGYPSDVDTIVSDEGYGANPYVETSRPLVVVTAPGPGSGKLATCLSQLYHDQKRGVKAGYAKYETFPVWNLPLQHPVNVAYEAATADLKDVNMIDPFHLSAYGVTTVNYNRDIEAFPVVRTILNRIIGGDIYASPTDMGVNMIGSCITDDEAVRQAASQEIIRRYFKARCDYKKGEGDLEACQRIEFLMSSLDLRSTDRRTVAPAVKKSQESGRSAVALELPDGQIVTGKSSELMNDTASVVLNSIKLLAGLSDEILLISPIVLEPIVRLKKEVLGSRYPVLKLEEVLQALSISAATNPTAELAMKQLPKLRGCDAHCSDIITQADGATFLKLGINYTCEPQFPTKDLYFK